In Blautia sp. SC05B48, a single genomic region encodes these proteins:
- the addA gene encoding helicase-exonuclease AddAB subunit AddA, with protein MAVKWTEEQKKVITLRDRNILVSAAAGSGKTAVLVQRILSKIMDPLKPVDIDRLLIMTFTRAAAGEMRERIERGLDQALAEDPDNEHLQRQMTLIHTAQITTIDGFCAYVIRNYFHLIGLDPGYRTADEGELKLLQEDVLKELFEDHYAERKADFTAFVECYAPGKTDEGLKEHVLELYNAAMSNPWPEKWLDSCVENYHLDPEKGLEGTRWFRYLWEAADCALKEAEELTETAMKTCQLQDGPELYLEALEKDMMLILQLKQLSVKRDYDEMAQNLRDLKFARLSSKKMEGVSEQLKNLVKALREDAKDNLKELGIRYFYGNLDELTELTEASAPPLEMLVKLTKDFAERFQAKKREKNVLDFSDMEHFALDILLKKEGENYVPSQAARELSEKYDEVLLDEYQDSNLVQEILMQTVSGWVNERKNIFMVGDVKQSIYRFRLARPELFMEKYKSYSLEDSQEQRIDLHKNFRSRPEVLESVNFIFRQIMGEDLGGIAYDEAAALYPGASFPEGQDQEFVKTEILLVDKYSPLLEDKDEEVTENERELEALAIAGKIQSMVGHERVLDKETGEYRPLQYGDIVILLRSASGWAETFGEVLSARGIPVYTASRTGYFSATEVVTLLNYLRILDNPLQDIPMTGVLRSPIVGCTTEELAELRIAYPEGMIYECVCRFVEDYREHGSFEENKKILGEKLSCFMDTMNALRDKAAYTPVHQLILEVLARTGYGDHAKAMPNGEQRNANLNMLVEKAMEYEKTSYRGLFNFVRYIQKLQQYQVDYGEVNLSGTGESAVQIMTIHKSKGLEFPVVFAAGMGKRFNFRDMNASILIHPELGIGADAILPEKRIIAPSLCKQIIRRTLLMESLGEELRVLYVALTRAKEKLILSGTIGALRPELEELSALRDSEEPLLSLGRRLCGKTYWDYVLPALVRHRCMAPLFHEYGIFMNTANPLYKDPAEFIVTRVTARELTESEVMEQAEREMKKETLENWNPGRVFDSEIREEIQRRFSFVYPYQYLEDLPVKVSVSELKKRSYHSEQDLEETVDYETEEEIQPLVPRFIEEKKEEGYTGTLRGTAYHRVMECLDYQKTANRDEIRRQLREWVDARKMERKEAESVRVKDIWNFVETPLGQRMKAASEKRLLFREQPFVIARKASELDPKWQCEENVLVQGIIDAYFIEDEEIVLVDYKTDFVRRGEEKKLIDRYHVQLEDYAQALERMTGRKVKERYIYSFTLGEAFSL; from the coding sequence ATGGCAGTGAAATGGACTGAAGAGCAGAAAAAGGTCATCACACTCCGGGACCGGAATATTCTGGTCAGCGCAGCAGCCGGTTCCGGTAAAACTGCAGTGCTGGTGCAGAGGATCTTAAGTAAGATCATGGATCCTTTGAAACCGGTGGACATTGACCGTCTTCTGATCATGACATTTACAAGGGCGGCAGCGGGAGAGATGAGGGAACGTATCGAACGTGGACTGGATCAGGCACTGGCTGAAGATCCGGATAATGAGCATCTGCAGAGACAGATGACGCTGATCCATACAGCACAGATCACTACCATTGACGGCTTTTGCGCCTATGTGATCCGAAATTATTTTCATCTGATCGGACTGGATCCGGGTTACCGGACCGCAGATGAGGGTGAACTGAAGCTTTTGCAGGAAGATGTGCTGAAGGAGCTTTTTGAGGATCATTATGCAGAAAGAAAGGCAGATTTTACTGCATTTGTGGAATGCTATGCGCCAGGAAAAACGGATGAAGGACTGAAAGAACATGTGCTGGAGCTTTATAATGCTGCGATGAGTAATCCATGGCCCGAAAAATGGCTGGACAGCTGTGTGGAGAATTATCATCTGGATCCGGAAAAAGGTCTTGAGGGGACGCGATGGTTCCGATATCTGTGGGAGGCAGCAGACTGTGCACTGAAAGAAGCGGAAGAGCTTACAGAAACCGCAATGAAGACCTGTCAGCTTCAGGATGGACCGGAGCTTTATCTGGAGGCTCTGGAAAAAGATATGATGCTGATCCTGCAGTTGAAGCAACTGTCCGTTAAAAGGGACTATGATGAGATGGCACAGAATCTCCGGGATCTGAAATTTGCAAGACTTTCCTCAAAAAAAATGGAGGGGGTATCGGAGCAGCTGAAAAATCTGGTAAAAGCTCTTCGCGAAGATGCAAAAGACAATTTGAAGGAACTGGGAATCCGATATTTTTACGGAAATCTGGATGAGCTGACGGAACTGACAGAAGCATCTGCACCACCGCTGGAGATGCTGGTGAAGCTGACAAAGGATTTTGCAGAGCGTTTCCAGGCAAAGAAGCGTGAAAAAAATGTTCTGGATTTTTCGGATATGGAACATTTTGCCCTGGATATCCTTCTGAAAAAGGAAGGAGAAAACTATGTGCCCAGCCAGGCGGCAAGAGAGCTTTCTGAAAAATATGATGAGGTTCTGCTGGATGAGTATCAGGACAGTAATCTGGTCCAGGAGATCCTGATGCAGACAGTTTCCGGCTGGGTCAATGAACGTAAAAATATCTTTATGGTAGGAGATGTAAAGCAGAGCATCTACCGTTTTCGTCTGGCCCGCCCGGAACTGTTCATGGAAAAATATAAGAGCTATTCGCTGGAAGACAGTCAGGAACAGCGGATCGACCTGCACAAAAATTTCCGAAGCAGACCGGAAGTTCTTGAAAGTGTCAACTTTATTTTCCGGCAGATCATGGGGGAAGATCTGGGAGGAATTGCCTACGACGAGGCTGCAGCTCTGTATCCTGGAGCTTCTTTTCCGGAAGGCCAGGATCAGGAATTTGTAAAAACAGAGATCCTTCTTGTGGATAAATACAGTCCGCTGCTGGAAGATAAGGATGAAGAAGTAACGGAGAATGAGAGAGAGCTGGAGGCCCTTGCCATTGCAGGAAAGATCCAATCTATGGTAGGGCATGAACGGGTGCTGGATAAGGAAACTGGAGAGTATCGACCTCTTCAATATGGAGATATCGTGATTCTGCTCCGGTCTGCTTCAGGCTGGGCAGAAACTTTTGGGGAGGTATTGAGTGCAAGAGGGATACCGGTATATACGGCATCCAGAACCGGATATTTTTCTGCAACAGAGGTTGTGACACTGCTGAATTATCTCCGGATCCTGGACAATCCGCTGCAGGATATTCCCATGACCGGCGTACTGCGTTCACCGATCGTTGGATGTACCACAGAAGAGCTGGCTGAGCTCCGGATCGCATATCCGGAAGGAATGATCTATGAATGTGTGTGCAGGTTTGTGGAGGATTACAGAGAGCATGGAAGCTTTGAGGAAAACAAAAAAATCCTCGGAGAGAAGCTGTCCTGTTTTATGGACACTATGAATGCACTTCGTGACAAGGCGGCTTACACGCCGGTGCATCAGCTGATCCTGGAGGTACTTGCACGCACCGGATATGGAGACCATGCAAAGGCAATGCCAAATGGTGAACAGAGGAATGCAAACCTGAACATGCTTGTGGAAAAAGCAATGGAATATGAGAAGACAAGCTATCGAGGCCTTTTTAATTTTGTAAGATATATCCAGAAGCTTCAGCAGTATCAGGTGGATTACGGGGAGGTAAATCTTTCCGGAACCGGGGAAAGTGCGGTACAGATCATGACGATCCATAAGAGTAAGGGACTGGAGTTTCCGGTAGTGTTTGCAGCAGGAATGGGAAAACGCTTTAATTTCCGGGATATGAACGCAAGTATCCTGATCCATCCGGAGCTGGGGATCGGTGCGGATGCGATCCTGCCGGAGAAGAGGATCATCGCTCCATCCCTGTGCAAGCAGATCATACGGAGAACGCTCCTGATGGAAAGCCTCGGAGAGGAGCTGAGGGTACTTTATGTAGCGCTTACACGTGCAAAGGAAAAACTGATCCTCAGCGGAACTATTGGAGCCTTGCGTCCGGAATTGGAGGAATTGTCCGCATTAAGGGACAGTGAGGAACCATTGCTTTCTCTGGGAAGAAGGCTTTGCGGGAAGACTTACTGGGATTATGTGCTTCCGGCACTGGTAAGACATCGCTGCATGGCACCATTATTTCATGAATATGGCATCTTTATGAATACCGCAAATCCTCTGTACAAAGATCCGGCAGAATTCATAGTTACAAGGGTCACAGCACGGGAACTGACAGAAAGTGAGGTTATGGAACAGGCGGAGCGGGAAATGAAGAAGGAAACGCTGGAGAACTGGAATCCGGGCAGAGTTTTTGACAGTGAGATCCGGGAGGAGATCCAGAGACGTTTTTCTTTTGTATATCCATATCAATATCTGGAAGACCTTCCTGTGAAGGTCAGTGTATCAGAACTGAAAAAGCGAAGCTACCACAGTGAGCAGGATCTGGAAGAAACGGTGGATTATGAGACGGAAGAAGAGATCCAGCCGCTGGTTCCCCGATTTATCGAGGAGAAGAAAGAGGAGGGATATACAGGGACACTTCGTGGAACGGCTTATCATCGTGTAATGGAATGTCTGGACTATCAGAAGACAGCAAACAGGGATGAGATCCGCAGACAGCTGAGAGAATGGGTTGACGCCAGGAAGATGGAAAGAAAAGAGGCTGAGTCGGTCCGGGTAAAAGATATCTGGAATTTTGTGGAAACACCCCTCGGACAGCGGATGAAAGCAGCTTCAGAGAAGAGACTTCTGTTCAGGGAGCAGCCTTTTGTGATCGCAAGAAAAGCTTCGGAGCTTGATCCGAAGTGGCAGTGTGAGGAAAATGTTCTGGTACAGGGAATCATTGATGCGTATTTTATAGAGGATGAAGAAATCGTTCTGGTGGACTATAAAACGGACTTTGTGAGACGTGGAGAAGAAAAGAAGCTGATCGACCGTTATCATGTACAGCTGGAGGATTACGCCCAGGCATTGGAACGGATGACAGGCCGGAAGGTGAAGGAACGGTATATTTATTCGTTTACTCTTGGAGAAGCGTTCAGTCTCTAA
- the addB gene encoding helicase-exonuclease AddAB subunit AddB: MTENLQVIGRMKMSLQFIIGSSGSGKSCYAYQNIIEQAGLHPEKLFYVIVPEQFTMQTQKTLVEMSPGKGILNIDILSFERLAYRVLEEVGGDSRTLLEETGKSMVLQKMVQQHGKELSYLGGQMRKAGYLDEVKSILSEFMQYDIRDSEIQEMIEDSGDRALLQMKLKDVAVLYQAFTGYLKDHYMTGEEVMDALEKALPFSEKMKNSVLLLDGYTGFTPIQMRVVGELLAVCEKVMVTVTMDADENLSMRGKPYQLFYMSRQMIHGLSELTREIETPVLLKDVGKSRFSQAPALHFLEKNIFRYRKNIYKKAQDEICMFSAVNPQKEMEEAARRIARLVREKGCRYGEIAVITGNLEEYGNLAKQVFTAAGIPYFIDEKHTVLMNPFVEYFRAALEMAVQDFSYESVFRYLRCGMSCVTREEADLLENYVLALGIRGFKRWDEVWVRIYRGMPPESIQRLNEIRKRFADETRELALSFKGGKKTVREYCTFLYEFAVRSQVQQKLKHQELKFKEQGDKAMEKEYAQIYGIVMELLDNMVEILGEETVNRQDFRQLLETGLNQAKVALIPPSMDQVLVGDMERTRLKDIRALFFVGVNEGNIPKNTSGGGMLTEIDREFFKDQGIQLAPGPKELMNMQRFYLYLNMTKPRELLCLSFCQSDSQGKALSPAFLVSNIREMFPKMEIRQCGDMQEPMELLELPGISLDYFLRGLAGEAYQDNAVFQELYSWYLQSPEYRILVKKLTEASFSERPSDKIGKTVAKILYGEISPYSATRLERFAACAFAHFLQYGLKVTERAEYEFRAMDMGNVMHMALEKFAVEVRKEGLDWAELTEEERNRIIDSCLDQVSADYGNTVLKSSARNEYMLERTRRILRRTVWALQEQLKHGAFRPEGFEVRFQGGRIDRVDIMEEPENNRVYVKVIDYKTGNTSFDLLALYHGLQLQLMVYLDGALQVEKRKYPDREIVPAGVFYYNVKDPMIQEKIHADMESINEQMLKKMKMNGLVQADDNMSTKIDSTMASIPVSLNRDGSFSKRSSVASRKQFDVLGAYVRRKICDIRESILDGNAAVEPYELGKKNACTYCPYLTVCGFDRKIPGYEFHRLSSIGEDALWKKIMKGEEENGSEMD, translated from the coding sequence ATGACTGAAAATCTGCAAGTGATCGGGAGGATGAAGATGTCATTACAGTTTATCATAGGAAGTTCCGGAAGCGGAAAATCCTGTTATGCTTATCAGAATATAATAGAACAGGCGGGGCTGCACCCTGAGAAGCTTTTTTATGTGATCGTGCCGGAGCAGTTTACCATGCAGACCCAGAAGACACTGGTGGAGATGAGTCCGGGCAAAGGAATCCTGAATATTGATATCCTGAGCTTTGAGCGTCTTGCATACCGTGTTCTGGAGGAAGTTGGAGGAGACAGCCGCACCCTTCTGGAAGAAACCGGTAAGAGTATGGTGCTGCAGAAGATGGTACAGCAGCATGGAAAGGAGCTTTCCTATCTGGGAGGTCAGATGCGTAAAGCAGGATACCTGGATGAAGTGAAGTCTATCCTGTCGGAGTTTATGCAGTACGATATCCGGGACAGTGAGATTCAGGAGATGATCGAGGATTCCGGTGACAGAGCGTTACTTCAGATGAAGCTGAAAGACGTAGCTGTTCTTTACCAGGCATTTACCGGATATCTGAAGGATCATTATATGACGGGAGAAGAAGTAATGGATGCGCTGGAAAAAGCTCTTCCGTTTTCTGAAAAAATGAAAAACAGTGTACTTCTTCTGGATGGTTACACCGGTTTTACTCCTATTCAGATGCGTGTCGTGGGAGAACTTCTTGCTGTCTGTGAAAAGGTGATGGTAACGGTGACTATGGATGCGGATGAGAATCTGAGCATGAGAGGAAAACCTTATCAGCTTTTTTATATGAGCCGTCAGATGATCCACGGGCTTTCGGAGCTGACCAGGGAGATCGAGACGCCGGTTCTTTTGAAGGATGTGGGAAAATCCCGCTTTTCCCAGGCACCTGCCCTCCATTTCCTTGAAAAAAATATTTTCCGTTACCGAAAAAATATATACAAAAAAGCGCAGGATGAGATCTGCATGTTTTCGGCAGTGAACCCGCAGAAGGAAATGGAAGAAGCTGCCCGCCGGATCGCCAGACTTGTAAGGGAAAAGGGCTGCCGTTACGGTGAAATCGCCGTGATCACAGGGAATCTGGAGGAGTATGGCAATCTTGCAAAGCAGGTATTTACAGCAGCAGGAATCCCGTATTTCATTGATGAGAAGCATACGGTCCTGATGAATCCGTTTGTAGAATATTTCCGGGCAGCACTTGAGATGGCAGTGCAGGATTTTTCCTATGAAAGTGTATTCCGGTATCTCCGCTGCGGAATGTCCTGCGTGACCAGGGAGGAAGCAGACCTTCTGGAGAATTATGTGCTGGCTCTTGGTATCCGTGGATTTAAGAGATGGGATGAAGTGTGGGTGCGTATTTACCGGGGAATGCCGCCGGAAAGCATTCAGAGGCTTAATGAGATCCGGAAGCGGTTCGCAGATGAGACCAGAGAGCTTGCGCTAAGCTTTAAAGGCGGGAAAAAGACGGTCCGGGAATATTGTACTTTTCTCTACGAGTTTGCAGTGCGGAGCCAGGTGCAGCAGAAACTGAAGCATCAGGAACTGAAATTCAAGGAACAGGGCGACAAGGCCATGGAAAAGGAATATGCCCAGATATACGGAATCGTTATGGAACTTCTGGATAATATGGTGGAGATCCTGGGCGAGGAAACCGTGAACCGTCAGGATTTCCGACAGCTTCTGGAAACAGGATTAAACCAGGCCAAGGTGGCTCTGATCCCGCCAAGTATGGACCAGGTACTTGTGGGAGATATGGAGAGAACCAGGCTGAAGGATATCCGTGCACTGTTTTTTGTGGGAGTAAATGAAGGGAATATTCCGAAGAATACATCCGGCGGAGGAATGCTCACGGAGATTGACAGAGAATTTTTTAAAGATCAGGGGATCCAGCTTGCACCGGGGCCAAAGGAACTGATGAACATGCAGCGGTTTTATCTGTATCTGAACATGACCAAGCCAAGAGAACTGCTCTGTCTGTCCTTCTGTCAGTCTGACAGCCAGGGAAAAGCCCTGAGTCCGGCCTTTCTTGTCAGTAATATCCGGGAGATGTTTCCGAAAATGGAGATCCGGCAGTGCGGAGATATGCAGGAACCTATGGAATTACTGGAGCTTCCGGGAATCAGCCTGGATTATTTCCTGAGAGGGCTTGCAGGAGAAGCTTACCAGGATAATGCGGTCTTCCAGGAACTGTACAGCTGGTATCTTCAGAGCCCGGAATACAGGATCCTTGTAAAAAAACTTACAGAGGCATCTTTTTCAGAACGACCGTCAGACAAGATCGGAAAAACAGTGGCGAAGATCCTCTATGGAGAAATTTCTCCGTACAGCGCTACCCGGCTGGAGCGTTTTGCGGCCTGTGCATTTGCACATTTTCTGCAGTATGGCCTGAAGGTTACAGAACGTGCAGAGTATGAGTTCCGGGCTATGGATATGGGAAATGTCATGCATATGGCACTGGAAAAATTTGCGGTGGAAGTCCGCAAAGAGGGACTGGACTGGGCAGAGCTTACGGAGGAAGAGCGAAACCGTATCATAGACAGTTGTCTGGATCAGGTTTCAGCAGATTACGGAAATACGGTCCTTAAAAGCAGTGCGAGAAATGAATATATGCTCGAACGGACCAGACGTATTTTGCGGCGTACAGTGTGGGCTTTGCAGGAACAGCTGAAGCATGGAGCATTCCGGCCGGAAGGTTTTGAGGTGAGGTTTCAGGGCGGAAGGATCGACCGTGTGGATATCATGGAAGAGCCAGAGAACAATCGGGTCTATGTGAAGGTGATCGATTATAAAACCGGAAATACTTCGTTTGATCTGCTGGCGTTGTATCATGGCCTTCAGCTTCAGCTGATGGTCTATCTGGATGGTGCGTTACAGGTAGAAAAAAGAAAGTATCCGGATCGCGAGATCGTTCCGGCAGGTGTGTTTTATTATAATGTGAAGGATCCTATGATACAGGAGAAGATCCATGCGGATATGGAAAGCATCAATGAGCAGATGCTGAAGAAAATGAAAATGAACGGGCTTGTACAGGCAGATGATAATATGAGCACCAAAATCGACAGCACTATGGCCTCCATACCGGTGTCCCTGAACCGGGACGGAAGCTTCAGCAAAAGATCTTCTGTTGCATCCAGGAAGCAGTTTGATGTGCTGGGAGCGTATGTGCGGAGAAAGATCTGTGACATCCGGGAATCGATCCTGGATGGAAATGCGGCAGTGGAACCCTATGAACTTGGAAAAAAGAATGCCTGCACATACTGTCCGTATCTTACTGTGTGCGGCTTTGACAGGAAGATACCGGGATATGAGTTTCACAGACTGTCGTCCATCGGAGAAGATGCACTGTGGAAAAAGATCATGAAGGGAGAGGAAGAGAATGGCAGTGAAATGGACTGA
- a CDS encoding FMN-binding protein — MSSKTRIIVLHMKEIIYTAVFLALAVVLAVVLFFMFGPGKNASHTAGEKSRYKPGVYTSSITLNDNTFDVEVTVNADRIKAIRLVNLNETTKASYPLMEPVLDSLASQIYSSQSLEDIQYAGDRKYTSQVLLSAITDAVKKAENT; from the coding sequence ATGAGTTCCAAAACCAGGATCATCGTTCTACATATGAAAGAGATCATTTACACAGCTGTCTTTCTGGCTCTGGCTGTTGTTCTGGCTGTCGTTCTTTTCTTCATGTTCGGTCCCGGAAAAAATGCCAGTCATACAGCCGGCGAAAAATCCCGCTACAAGCCGGGCGTCTATACCTCTTCCATCACTCTGAATGATAATACCTTCGATGTGGAAGTTACTGTAAATGCTGACAGGATCAAGGCCATCCGTCTGGTGAATTTAAATGAAACGACAAAAGCTTCCTATCCTCTTATGGAACCGGTTCTGGATTCTTTGGCAAGTCAGATTTATTCCAGTCAGTCCCTGGAAGACATTCAGTATGCAGGAGACCGGAAATATACCTCCCAGGTGCTCCTTTCAGCTATCACGGACGCAGTAAAAAAAGCGGAGAACACTTAA
- a CDS encoding NAD(+) synthase, with protein sequence MKHGFIKVAAATPRVTVADCKANGEEILKAIHEMEKEHVKLMVFPEFCITGYTCHDLFLQRCLLDSAWDELLHIAEETRETDALIFVGLPLRHRGKLYNVAAALNHGRIVGFVPKTHIPNYNEFYEQRQFAGAEEEDVEFVDFLKCEKNEEDEFWDEIPFGTELIFECKEFPEFTVAAELCEDLWVPAPPSIRHAINGAHIIVNLSASDEMVGKDSYRRTLVSGQSARLICGYIYASAGEGESTQDLVFGGQNMIAENGSMLAESRRFENSIIYSEIDVQRLADERRRMSTYPAVSTCSYTRVDFSVAEEETRLTRKYPQYPFVPSVKEERDERCEEILNIQAMGLKKRMEHIHSRSAVVGLSGGLDSTLALLVMARAFDRMGMPREQIHCVTMPCFGTTDRTYQNACKLSRCLGARLTEVNIKEAVNIHFRDIGHDPEIHDVTYENSQARERTQILMDTANKEGGVLVGTGDLSELALGWATYNGDHMSMYGVNASVPKTLVRHLVRYYADTCGDEELKEVLLDILDTPVSPELLPPKDGKIAQKTEDLVGPYELHDFYLYYMLRAGFTPDKIYRLACLTFDGIYDKETILKWLKTFYRRFFAQQFKRSCLPDGPKVGSVALSPRGDLRMPSDASARIWQDVLEKIEI encoded by the coding sequence ATGAAGCATGGTTTTATCAAGGTGGCAGCGGCAACGCCGAGAGTTACCGTTGCAGACTGCAAGGCAAACGGAGAGGAAATCCTTAAGGCCATTCATGAAATGGAAAAGGAGCATGTCAAGCTGATGGTATTTCCGGAATTTTGTATCACAGGATATACCTGTCACGATCTTTTTCTCCAGAGATGTCTTCTGGACAGTGCGTGGGATGAGCTTCTGCATATTGCGGAGGAGACAAGGGAGACGGACGCCCTGATCTTTGTGGGACTCCCTCTGCGTCACAGAGGCAAGCTCTATAATGTGGCAGCAGCTCTGAATCATGGCCGTATCGTGGGATTTGTGCCGAAGACTCATATTCCGAATTATAATGAGTTTTATGAGCAGAGACAGTTTGCAGGTGCAGAGGAAGAAGATGTGGAATTTGTGGACTTCCTGAAGTGCGAGAAAAATGAGGAGGATGAGTTCTGGGATGAAATTCCTTTTGGAACAGAGCTGATCTTTGAATGTAAGGAATTTCCGGAATTCACCGTTGCAGCAGAGCTCTGTGAGGATCTCTGGGTCCCTGCGCCGCCAAGTATCCGTCATGCCATCAACGGTGCGCATATCATCGTTAATCTCTCTGCCAGTGATGAGATGGTAGGTAAGGATTCCTACCGGAGAACTCTGGTAAGCGGGCAGTCAGCACGACTGATCTGCGGATATATTTATGCCAGTGCAGGGGAAGGGGAGTCTACCCAGGATCTCGTGTTTGGCGGACAGAATATGATCGCAGAGAACGGTTCCATGCTTGCGGAAAGCAGACGCTTTGAGAACAGCATCATTTACAGTGAGATCGATGTGCAGAGACTGGCTGATGAGAGAAGAAGAATGTCCACGTATCCGGCAGTTTCTACCTGCAGTTATACAAGAGTTGATTTTTCTGTAGCAGAGGAGGAAACAAGACTTACCAGAAAATATCCACAGTATCCCTTCGTTCCGTCTGTGAAGGAAGAGCGTGATGAGCGCTGCGAGGAGATCCTGAACATCCAGGCTATGGGACTTAAGAAACGTATGGAGCATATTCACAGCAGGAGTGCGGTGGTAGGACTTTCCGGAGGACTGGATTCTACCCTGGCGCTTCTTGTAATGGCACGTGCCTTTGACAGGATGGGAATGCCGAGAGAACAGATCCACTGTGTGACCATGCCATGCTTTGGAACCACAGACAGAACCTATCAGAATGCCTGCAAGTTAAGCCGCTGCCTTGGTGCAAGGCTTACCGAGGTAAATATCAAAGAGGCGGTAAATATCCATTTCCGGGATATTGGACATGATCCGGAGATCCACGATGTGACGTATGAGAACAGCCAGGCACGTGAGCGTACCCAGATCCTGATGGATACGGCAAACAAGGAAGGCGGCGTTCTTGTGGGAACCGGAGACCTTTCCGAGCTGGCTCTTGGCTGGGCAACCTATAATGGCGATCACATGTCCATGTATGGTGTGAATGCTTCTGTTCCAAAGACACTGGTACGTCATCTGGTACGTTATTATGCGGATACCTGCGGAGATGAGGAACTGAAAGAGGTTCTTCTGGATATCCTGGATACTCCGGTAAGCCCGGAGCTTCTTCCTCCTAAGGATGGCAAGATCGCCCAAAAGACTGAGGATCTGGTAGGACCTTATGAGCTTCATGATTTTTATCTGTATTACATGCTGCGTGCAGGATTTACACCGGATAAGATCTACAGGCTTGCCTGCCTGACCTTTGACGGGATTTATGATAAAGAGACGATCCTGAAATGGCTGAAAACCTTCTATCGGAGATTTTTTGCCCAGCAGTTCAAGCGTTCCTGTCTGCCGGATGGCCCGAAGGTAGGTAGTGTGGCACTTTCTCCAAGAGGAGATCTCAGAATGCCAAGTGATGCAAGTGCAAGGATCTGGCAGGATGTGCTGGAGAAGATTGAAATCTGA
- the hslO gene encoding Hsp33 family molecular chaperone HslO, which produces MSDYIVRATAANSQIRAFAAVTTDMVETARKNHNTSPVATAALGRLLTGGAMMGAMMKGEKDLLTLRIHAGGPLQGITVTADSHGNVKGYVGNPDVCIPANSKGKLDVAGAVGVGFMDVIKDMGLKEPYVGQVALQTSEIAEDLTYYFATSEQVPSAVGLGVLMNKDNTVRQAGGFIVQLMPFAEEEVIAKLEENVSKIDSVTNLLEQGHTPESLLEKVLEGFDIEINDTLPTQFHCNCCRERVEKALISIGRKELNEMIQEGKDIEMNCHFCNKNYNFTVEDLKRIIRECKR; this is translated from the coding sequence ATGAGTGATTATATTGTAAGAGCAACAGCGGCAAACAGCCAGATCCGTGCATTTGCGGCTGTTACAACCGATATGGTGGAGACAGCGAGAAAGAATCATAACACCAGTCCGGTGGCAACAGCGGCACTGGGACGTCTCCTTACCGGCGGTGCTATGATGGGAGCTATGATGAAAGGAGAAAAGGATCTCCTTACACTTCGGATCCATGCAGGCGGACCACTGCAGGGAATCACAGTAACTGCAGATTCTCACGGAAATGTAAAGGGTTATGTGGGAAATCCGGATGTATGTATCCCGGCAAACAGTAAAGGCAAGCTGGATGTTGCGGGAGCTGTCGGTGTAGGCTTTATGGATGTGATCAAGGATATGGGACTGAAAGAGCCATATGTGGGACAGGTTGCTCTTCAGACCAGCGAGATCGCAGAAGATCTCACCTATTATTTTGCAACCAGCGAGCAGGTTCCGTCTGCGGTAGGACTGGGTGTGCTGATGAATAAGGATAATACAGTCCGTCAGGCGGGAGGCTTTATTGTACAGCTGATGCCTTTTGCAGAGGAAGAAGTGATCGCAAAGCTTGAGGAAAACGTATCAAAGATCGATTCTGTTACCAATCTTCTGGAGCAGGGACATACACCGGAAAGTCTTCTTGAAAAAGTACTGGAAGGCTTTGACATAGAGATCAATGATACACTGCCCACACAGTTCCATTGCAACTGCTGCAGAGAGCGTGTGGAAAAAGCGCTGATCAGCATCGGAAGAAAAGAACTTAACGAGATGATCCAGGAAGGCAAGGACATTGAGATGAACTGTCATTTCTGCAATAAGAATTATAATTTTACCGTGGAAGATCTTAAGAGGATCATAAGAGAGTGCAAGCGATAA